Proteins co-encoded in one Arachis hypogaea cultivar Tifrunner chromosome 13, arahy.Tifrunner.gnm2.J5K5, whole genome shotgun sequence genomic window:
- the LOC112736449 gene encoding uncharacterized protein isoform X2 — MALDRLNSPTTFEMPLEVLGHELQFTQDPNSKHLGTTVWDSSLVFAKFLERNCRKGRFSPAKLKGKRVIELGAGCGVSGFGMALLGCDVIVTDQKEVLPLLQRNVERNISRVMQKNPESFGSIKVAELQWGDESHIKAVDPPFDYIIGTDVVYVEHLLEPLLQTILALSGPRTTILLGHEIRSTCVHEKMLEMWKQNFDVKNVPKSKMDETYQHPSIQLFIMGFKNSAESTGNSGQAAAEKVDDQTGVEGKSGEENLAMEPSSSVEKIVEDHEKAATGTKKLSEWEARRYGSMAARILKDVKIS, encoded by the exons ATGGCACTTGACAG GTTAAATTCTCCAACCACATTTGAAATGCCACTGGAGGTTTTGGGCCATGAATTGCAGTTTACTCAG GATCCCAATTCAAAGCACCTAGGAACAACAGTGTGGGATTCATCACTTGTTTTTGCCAAATTTCTT gaACGGAATTGCAGAAAGGGAAGGTTTTCTCCAGCTAAACTTAAAGGAAAACGTGTAATTGAACTTGGAGCTGGCTGTGGTGTTTCTGGTTTTG GCATGGCTTTGCTGGGGTGTGATGTTATAGTGACAGACCAAAAAGAGGTTTTGCCATTATTGCAGAGAAACGTCGAACGTAATATTTCAAGAGTCATGCAGAAGAACCCTG agTCATTTGGTTCTATCAAGGTTGCCGAACTTCAGTGGGGAGATGAGAGCCACATTAAGGCTGTTGATCCTCCATTTGACTATATTATCGGCACCGACGTA GTCTATGTAGAGCATCTGTTGGAACCTCTGTTGCAGACAATACTTGCTTTATCTGGACCTAGGACTACAATCTTG TTGGGCCATGAGATCCGTTCCACCTGTGTCCATGAAAAGATGCTTGAGATGTGGAAACAAAACTTTGATGTGAAGAATGTTCCAAAATCTAAA ATGGATGAAACATATCAACATCCAAGTATTCAGCTCTTCATTATGGGATTCAAGAATTCAGCTGAGTCCACCGGGAACTCAGGTCAGGCAGCTGCCGAAAAAGTTGACGATCAAACTGGCGTGGAAGGTAAAAGTGGTGAGGAAAATTTGGCAATGGAACCATCATCTAGTGTTGAAAAAATTGTTGAGGATCATGAGAAAGCAGCAACCGGAACTAAAAAGCTTAGTGAGTGGGAAGCAAGAAGGTATGGATCAATGGCTGCAAGGATTCTGAAAGATGTAAAGATATCCTGA
- the LOC112736449 gene encoding uncharacterized protein isoform X1, translated as MALDRLNSPTTFEMPLEVLGHELQFTQDPNSKHLGTTVWDSSLVFAKFLERNCRKGRFSPAKLKGKRVIELGAGCGVSGFGMALLGCDVIVTDQKEVLPLLQRNVERNISRVMQKNPDLNGDNSLQANIFFLESFGSIKVAELQWGDESHIKAVDPPFDYIIGTDVVYVEHLLEPLLQTILALSGPRTTILLGHEIRSTCVHEKMLEMWKQNFDVKNVPKSKMDETYQHPSIQLFIMGFKNSAESTGNSGQAAAEKVDDQTGVEGKSGEENLAMEPSSSVEKIVEDHEKAATGTKKLSEWEARRYGSMAARILKDVKIS; from the exons ATGGCACTTGACAG GTTAAATTCTCCAACCACATTTGAAATGCCACTGGAGGTTTTGGGCCATGAATTGCAGTTTACTCAG GATCCCAATTCAAAGCACCTAGGAACAACAGTGTGGGATTCATCACTTGTTTTTGCCAAATTTCTT gaACGGAATTGCAGAAAGGGAAGGTTTTCTCCAGCTAAACTTAAAGGAAAACGTGTAATTGAACTTGGAGCTGGCTGTGGTGTTTCTGGTTTTG GCATGGCTTTGCTGGGGTGTGATGTTATAGTGACAGACCAAAAAGAGGTTTTGCCATTATTGCAGAGAAACGTCGAACGTAATATTTCAAGAGTCATGCAGAAGAACCCTG ATTTGAATGGTGATAATTCCTTACAagcaaatatattttttctagagTCATTTGGTTCTATCAAGGTTGCCGAACTTCAGTGGGGAGATGAGAGCCACATTAAGGCTGTTGATCCTCCATTTGACTATATTATCGGCACCGACGTA GTCTATGTAGAGCATCTGTTGGAACCTCTGTTGCAGACAATACTTGCTTTATCTGGACCTAGGACTACAATCTTG TTGGGCCATGAGATCCGTTCCACCTGTGTCCATGAAAAGATGCTTGAGATGTGGAAACAAAACTTTGATGTGAAGAATGTTCCAAAATCTAAA ATGGATGAAACATATCAACATCCAAGTATTCAGCTCTTCATTATGGGATTCAAGAATTCAGCTGAGTCCACCGGGAACTCAGGTCAGGCAGCTGCCGAAAAAGTTGACGATCAAACTGGCGTGGAAGGTAAAAGTGGTGAGGAAAATTTGGCAATGGAACCATCATCTAGTGTTGAAAAAATTGTTGAGGATCATGAGAAAGCAGCAACCGGAACTAAAAAGCTTAGTGAGTGGGAAGCAAGAAGGTATGGATCAATGGCTGCAAGGATTCTGAAAGATGTAAAGATATCCTGA
- the LOC112736449 gene encoding uncharacterized protein isoform X3: protein MALDRLNSPTTFEMPLEVLGHELQFTQERNCRKGRFSPAKLKGKRVIELGAGCGVSGFGMALLGCDVIVTDQKEVLPLLQRNVERNISRVMQKNPDLNGDNSLQANIFFLESFGSIKVAELQWGDESHIKAVDPPFDYIIGTDVVYVEHLLEPLLQTILALSGPRTTILLGHEIRSTCVHEKMLEMWKQNFDVKNVPKSKMDETYQHPSIQLFIMGFKNSAESTGNSGQAAAEKVDDQTGVEGKSGEENLAMEPSSSVEKIVEDHEKAATGTKKLSEWEARRYGSMAARILKDVKIS from the exons ATGGCACTTGACAG GTTAAATTCTCCAACCACATTTGAAATGCCACTGGAGGTTTTGGGCCATGAATTGCAGTTTACTCAG gaACGGAATTGCAGAAAGGGAAGGTTTTCTCCAGCTAAACTTAAAGGAAAACGTGTAATTGAACTTGGAGCTGGCTGTGGTGTTTCTGGTTTTG GCATGGCTTTGCTGGGGTGTGATGTTATAGTGACAGACCAAAAAGAGGTTTTGCCATTATTGCAGAGAAACGTCGAACGTAATATTTCAAGAGTCATGCAGAAGAACCCTG ATTTGAATGGTGATAATTCCTTACAagcaaatatattttttctagagTCATTTGGTTCTATCAAGGTTGCCGAACTTCAGTGGGGAGATGAGAGCCACATTAAGGCTGTTGATCCTCCATTTGACTATATTATCGGCACCGACGTA GTCTATGTAGAGCATCTGTTGGAACCTCTGTTGCAGACAATACTTGCTTTATCTGGACCTAGGACTACAATCTTG TTGGGCCATGAGATCCGTTCCACCTGTGTCCATGAAAAGATGCTTGAGATGTGGAAACAAAACTTTGATGTGAAGAATGTTCCAAAATCTAAA ATGGATGAAACATATCAACATCCAAGTATTCAGCTCTTCATTATGGGATTCAAGAATTCAGCTGAGTCCACCGGGAACTCAGGTCAGGCAGCTGCCGAAAAAGTTGACGATCAAACTGGCGTGGAAGGTAAAAGTGGTGAGGAAAATTTGGCAATGGAACCATCATCTAGTGTTGAAAAAATTGTTGAGGATCATGAGAAAGCAGCAACCGGAACTAAAAAGCTTAGTGAGTGGGAAGCAAGAAGGTATGGATCAATGGCTGCAAGGATTCTGAAAGATGTAAAGATATCCTGA
- the LOC112736449 gene encoding uncharacterized protein isoform X4: MALDRLNSPTTFEMPLEVLGHELQFTQERNCRKGRFSPAKLKGKRVIELGAGCGVSGFGMALLGCDVIVTDQKEVLPLLQRNVERNISRVMQKNPESFGSIKVAELQWGDESHIKAVDPPFDYIIGTDVVYVEHLLEPLLQTILALSGPRTTILLGHEIRSTCVHEKMLEMWKQNFDVKNVPKSKMDETYQHPSIQLFIMGFKNSAESTGNSGQAAAEKVDDQTGVEGKSGEENLAMEPSSSVEKIVEDHEKAATGTKKLSEWEARRYGSMAARILKDVKIS; the protein is encoded by the exons ATGGCACTTGACAG GTTAAATTCTCCAACCACATTTGAAATGCCACTGGAGGTTTTGGGCCATGAATTGCAGTTTACTCAG gaACGGAATTGCAGAAAGGGAAGGTTTTCTCCAGCTAAACTTAAAGGAAAACGTGTAATTGAACTTGGAGCTGGCTGTGGTGTTTCTGGTTTTG GCATGGCTTTGCTGGGGTGTGATGTTATAGTGACAGACCAAAAAGAGGTTTTGCCATTATTGCAGAGAAACGTCGAACGTAATATTTCAAGAGTCATGCAGAAGAACCCTG agTCATTTGGTTCTATCAAGGTTGCCGAACTTCAGTGGGGAGATGAGAGCCACATTAAGGCTGTTGATCCTCCATTTGACTATATTATCGGCACCGACGTA GTCTATGTAGAGCATCTGTTGGAACCTCTGTTGCAGACAATACTTGCTTTATCTGGACCTAGGACTACAATCTTG TTGGGCCATGAGATCCGTTCCACCTGTGTCCATGAAAAGATGCTTGAGATGTGGAAACAAAACTTTGATGTGAAGAATGTTCCAAAATCTAAA ATGGATGAAACATATCAACATCCAAGTATTCAGCTCTTCATTATGGGATTCAAGAATTCAGCTGAGTCCACCGGGAACTCAGGTCAGGCAGCTGCCGAAAAAGTTGACGATCAAACTGGCGTGGAAGGTAAAAGTGGTGAGGAAAATTTGGCAATGGAACCATCATCTAGTGTTGAAAAAATTGTTGAGGATCATGAGAAAGCAGCAACCGGAACTAAAAAGCTTAGTGAGTGGGAAGCAAGAAGGTATGGATCAATGGCTGCAAGGATTCTGAAAGATGTAAAGATATCCTGA